Genomic window (Bacillus pumilus):
CAGGAAATTGGCGCGCTTTGTGCTTTAGCTGCACGAGATCGAGTACATCAAGCACTTTTTTCTTAATAATGTTAGGCTGTTCGCCAATCACTTCAAGAGCAAATGCCACGTTCTCAAACACCGTGAGCGTTGGAAGCAGTTTAAAATCTTGGAATACTACGCCAATTTCTCTTCTTACGTAAGGAATGTCTTTTTCCTTAATTGAGCCTAAATCTTTGTTATTAATTAAGATTTTCCCTTTGGTTGGCTTCTCTTCACGATACATCATTTTGATGAAAGTGGATTTGCCAGCACCACTGGGACCAACAACATACACAAACTCTCCTGGATGGATAGAGACATTGATTCCATTGATCGCCTTTACGCCATTAGGATAGATCTTGTAGACTTCCTTCATTTCAATCATGTAATCACCTAATCTTTTCTTATTGTTGAATAACAGCTTATCTTGATGTTTTGACATTTATCGTCAAAAAACGTTATGTATGGTCACGCACATACCCTTCGATACATACAAGCAATTTATGTCCTTTTCATCCAAAAAGATGAAAAAAATGAATCGTCTAAATTTCAACAACTCCAATTATACGTCATGAATCGACGCAATGGTATTACATTTATATTTCAAAACTTATAAATAAAAGGTAAATAGAACAATCAAAACCTAAAAACATGTCTTTTTACCCTTATTTTTTAAATAAAATTTAAAATTATATGTTTTCATACTATCCAAAAGTCTTTTTCTACATATATACAAAATAAAAAAACCTTGTCGATTAGACAAAGGTTTTATTTTTTCTCCGCGAGCCATTTTGCCACTTCTTTTGCTTGCTTCTCATCTACCATTCCGCTTGGCATCGAGCCTTTACCATTCTGTGCAATATCTGCAATTTGGCTTTCGTTATATTTCTTTCCTACTTCTTTCAGGCTTGGTCCGCCCCCGCCAGATAGGTCTTTCCCATGACAGCCAATACAGTTTTGCTGATAAATTTCTTCACCACTGCTCACAGTTGATGCACTTTTGCTACCTTCTTTTTCTTTGTCACTGCTGCTTGAATTTCCTCCACAAGCCGCAAGTACAAGGAGCATCGCTGCAAACAACATCATTAATCCGCTTTTTTTCATCTTATTCCCTCCCTTACAATCATTTGGTCATCGCTATTATATCCTTGTTTACGCTCTTTTAAAACCCTCACCAAGCACCTCTTTTGCATCCATGACGATGACAAATGCTGATGCATCGATTGCTTTCACCACTTGTTTCAACTTTGTGAATTGTGACTGCCCAACGACACACATCAGAATGGGACGGTCATGATCGGTATATCCTCCGACTGCCGAAATCTTTGTGACACCACGGTCAATTTGATCAAATACTGCCTGCCTGACTTCATCTTCGTGCCCTGTAATGATCATTGCCATTTTCGAATGACTGAAACCTGCCTGTACGACATCAATCGTTTTACTTGAAATAAATACGCCAATGACAGCATACAGCCCCTCTTCAATCCCAAAAACGGTCATCGCAGCGAGAACAATTAGTCCGTCCATCATGGCTAAACATGTGCCAAGCGTGAGCCCTGTATACTTATTAATGATTTTGGCAGCGAGCGCCGTTCCACCTGTTGATCCATTCCCAAGGAATACAAGCCCTATTCCGATCCCAATCACCACTCCGCCAAAAATGGCTGCTAGTAGTGCTTCATGGGTCACAGGTGCAATATGTCTTGTGACAAACACCATCAGTGGTAAAAAAATTGAGCCAACGAGCGTTTTCACTCCAAATGTACCGCCTAATAAATAAAAACCAGCAATAAACAGCGGAATATTGAGTCCCCATTGCACATATGCCGCCTCAAAACCGAATGACTGCATAATCGTACTAATCCCGCTCACACCACCTGCGGCAATCTGATTCGGTAATAATAACGTATTAAATCCAATCGCCACAATGGCTGATCCGATTAAAATAAGCATATAATTTTTCGCTTCGATCCATAAATGTGAATGTCCCTGCTTCATGTCTTTCTTCCTCCGTTACTTCTGAATGCACACCTATTTTAAGCCCTCCTAAAACGAATGTAAATAACAGCCAAATGCAGTGCTAATGGATTAACACTTTATCACACAAACGGATCAGCGTACTTGCCGTTTGGTATAGGAGCAAATGATGGTATATTTAATATGTACTTGAGAAAGAAGGGACATGCGATGAAGAAAATACTGAAGATAACGGGCATTACATTACTCGCACTGATCATTTTAGCTTTTGCTGCTTTTTATACATGGAGCCGCTTTACATACGGACCATCCGAAGCATTAAAAAAGCAAGTGAACATCGAGCAAGTGAAACATAAAAACGGTGTGTATACATTTGCATCAACAAACAGCGATACGGGCATCATTCTCTATCCTGGAGCAAAGGTGGAGCCACTTGCGTACGCTTATATTGGGAATGAACTAATGAAAAAAGGCTATTCTGTCTTTATCCCTGACATGCCATTTTCGTTTGCGATTTTTAATACAAACAAAGCACAGGACATCATAAAAGATCATCAAACGATGAAACACTGGTATATTGGCGGACATTCACTTGGCGGAACAGCAGCTGCTATGTTTGCAGAAAAAAACGAAAGCAAGCTCGATGGACTCTTTTTCCTTGCGTCTTATCCAGCATCAGATCATCTGAAATCATCGTCCTTGAACATTCTCTCGATATCAGGTGAACAGGATGGACTTGCAACACAAGAAAAAATCAAGAAATCAACAACAAATTTGCCCTCTCAAACCGTGTACCATCAAATAAAAGGCGGGAACCACGCTCAGTTTGGCATGTATGGCAAACAAAAGGGTGATCAGCCTGCGGACATTCCAGCCCTCACGCAGCAAAAGGATGTCATCCAGACCATGCTTGAATGGCTGAGACCAGCAAAAAAGCTCCCGTAATGAGAGCTCCAGCGTGTAGACAAACCCCTCGTATTCGCTCCGCACAAGTAGCTGTCTTTCCTAGGCTTCAAAGGTTTTCTATCACGCTGAAAGAAGACAAAGGACTAAAATAAAGATCATTTTAACCCTTTGTCAACAATCTAAAGCTCACTTTTCATTTTTTACTTTTTCGTCGCTTCTAAAAACTCCTCAGCATCTGCTACGGCCAAGCCAATAGCTTCTTCCCAAAAGGCTTTTTGGGTCAGGTCGACGCCTAGATGTTTATAAGCTAAATCTTCTACAGTCATTGAAGCGGTATCCTTCAATAATGCAATGTACTTCTCTTCAAATGAAGTACCTGCCTGCAAGGCTTTTGCATAAATTCCCAGAGAAAACATGTAACCAAATGTGTATGGGAAATTATAAAACGGTACACCCGTGATATGGAAATGCAGCTTAGACGCCCAGAAATGCGGATGGTATTCTTCTAAAGAGTCACCGAAGGCTTCCTTCTGCGCTTCTACCATCAGCTCATTCAAGCGATCAGCTGGCACTTCTCCTTGTTTACGCTCTTCATAGAAGCGCTGTTCAAATAAGAAACGAGATTGAATGTTCATGAAAAATGCCACACTCCGTTGCAGCTTATCTTCTAACAAGCTTAGACGCTCCTCTTCATTTGCCGCTTCTTTTAATGACGCATCCGCTACAATCATTTCTGCGAAGGTCGACGCTGTTTCAGCTACATTCATCGCATATTTCCGATTGAGAATGCGCACATCCTGCATCACTTCCTGATGGAACGAATGACCAAGCTCATGGGCGAGTGTTGCCACATTGGATGGACTTCCTGAGAAGGTCATAAAAATGCGTGACTCTCCGCTATCAGGGAAATTTGTACAAAAACCGCCTACTCGTTTGTTCGGACGATCCTCAGCTTCTACCCAGCGTTCATTAAAGGCTTTTTCCGTAAAGGCAGCAAGCTCTTCCCCAAATCCAGCGAAATGCTTCACAATAAAAGCAGCTGCTTCTTGGTACGGATAGATTTTGGTCTCACTGCCAATAGGAGCTCCAACATCGAACCAGCTCAGCTTATCAACTCCAAGCATGTCAGCTTTTCGGTATAAGTAATCAATGAATGGCTGCTTATGTTCATCAATCACAGCCCACATCGCATCAAGGGTTTCTTGTTTCATGCGGCAAATATCAAGCGGCTCTTTTAAAATATGATCCCAGCCTCTTGCTTCATACACTTGTAAACGAAAACCAGCCAGATGGTTGAGTGTGCTAGCAAATAGATGTTCATCCTGCGTCCATGCGTGCTCTAAGTTATGATATACGGTCTTTCTGACTTCACGATCTGAATCATCCATCGCATTTTCTGCTTGGCCGACGGAGATCATATGCGTTTCACCATTTTGTTCAAATGGAATGGTAATCTTATTCACCAAGCTAGAATAAAGCTCATCCCACGCATGATAGCCATCTACAGCTAACTTTTGAATCAGCGTTTCTTGTTCAACAGGCAATTGATCCTTCACGCGCTCTCTGCGTTCATTTAATATGTAGCGAACATCTGAAAAGGCTGCTGAATTGATGAGTTCTTCCCATTTGCTAGGAGCGATAGCAGCAAGCGCTTGATCAAACAGCGCAAGAATCGTTCCTAAATCCGCTTCAAGTTTGGCAATCGTACCCCGAAGACTGCCAGCCTTCATATCCTTTGTGTTTTGCGATTGAAGACAGGATACAAATGAACCTGCTTGAGACAGTTTTTTATATGTCGTTTCATACGAGTCAAGGACTGACGTTAATTTGCTTTCAATGTGTGTATCTTCTTTTGAAAAGGCATCGACCTTTTGTCGTAATTCATCTAATAGCTCCTGAATGTTTTGCAGGTATGCCTTAAATTCTGGTGAAGAACTGCCTCCTTTAAAAAAGGCATCTAAATCCCACGTCTCTTGTAATGGTGTTAATCCCAAAATATTTCCCCCTTTATTTGCTAATTTCATCATACAAAGGATATAGAGTCAGTATGGCGTATGTATTCCTTTATATTCATTATATTTTCTCACAATTAAAAAAACCCGGCAAGAAGCCGAGTTTTTATGATAATTTCGAACGTAAGTAAGCATCGATAAATGAATCTAAATCTCCATCCATGACCGCTTGAACATTTCCCATCTCCGTATTGGTTCGATGGTCTTTCACAAGAGAATATGGGTGGAATACGTAAGAGCGAATTTGACTTCCCCAGCCAATTTCTTTCTGCTCTCCTCTAATTTCATCCAATTCAGCTTGCTGTTCTTCGATCCGTTTTTGATAAAGTTTCGATTTCAGCATTTTCATCGCACGATCTCTGTTTTTGATTTGTGACCTTTCTGTTTGGCAAGTCACGACGACATTTGTTGGGATGTGTGTGATACGAACCGCAGAGTCCGTCGTATTGACGTGCTGACCACCTGCACCACTTGCGCGATACGTATCCACCTTAATATCCTCTGTACGAATATCGATATCAATTTCTTCATTAAATTCTGGCATTACATCACAGGAAACGAACGATGTATGCCTGCGGCCAGATGAATCAAACGGAGAAATACGGACCAAACGATGGACACCTTTTTCTGCTTTTAAATAGCCGTAAGCGTTATGTCCTTTAATCAGTAATGTCACAGACTTAATTCCTGCTTCATCCCCTGGAAGATAATCAAGCGTTTCAACCTTAAAGCCTCTACGCTCTGCCCAGCGAGTATACATTCTCAAAAGCATGGAACCCCAGTCCTGTGATTCAGTACCACCTGCACCAGGGTGAAGCTCAAGAATGGCATTGTTTTTATCATATGGTTCACTTAAGAGAAGCTGCAGCTCAAACTCATTAAACTGCTTTGTTAAGTTCTTGAGCTCTTTTTCAAGTTCAGTATGAAGCTCCTCATCATAATCTTCTTTTAATAAGTCATGTGTCATTTGCAGCTCTTCGTGAGATTCACTGAGCTCATGGTATGAATTCACATAGTCCTTCAGTGCATTGGCTTCATTAATAACACCCTGCGCCTTTTGCTGATCGTTCCAGAAATCAGCCTCTGACATCGTCGCTTCTAGTTCTGCGATTTTGGCTTCCTTTGTTTCGAGGTCAAAGAGACCCCCTAAAATCAGCTAGCCTGCTAGCCATATTTTCAAGCTCTTGTCTAATTTCTACTAATTCCATATCCTTCACCTCATAGATGTATGGGGGCTAACATGAATAGAAAGAGGTTTTCACCTCTTTCCATTACTTATTCTGTCTTCCCATGACAATTTTTATATTTCTTACCGCTTCCGCAATGACATGGTGAGTTTCGACCAATATCTACGACTTTACGTACCGGCTTCTTTTTCACTGTCTTCTCCTCATCGCCCTCCTGAGGCTGATGAGCAGTTGTTTGACCTTGAACAACTTCTTCACGTTCTAGGTTGTTTTGGATTTCTGATTTCAAGACATATTTGGCTACATCATCTTCGATTGAAGCGACCATATGCTCAAACATCGCGAATCCTTCCATTTGATACTCACGAAGCGGATTCGTTTGTGCGTACGCACGTAAATGAATTCCTTGACGCAGCTGATCCATTGCATCGATATGATCCATCCACTTTGAATCCACCGCACGAAGAACGATGACTTTTTCAAATTCTCGCATTTGTTCTTCGCCAAATGCTTCTTCTTTTGCATCGTATTTTTCTTTAATACGATCCATGATGAAGGAGGTAATTTCATCTGCTTCCTTACCGTAAATATCTTTAACCGAAATGGCTCCTTCATCTAAATAGTTCGTGTTGATCAATTCAACAAGCCCATCTAGTTTCCACTCTTCAGGAAGCTCTTCTTTCGGTGTATAAGATCCGACAGCCCGCTCAATTGAAGATTGAATCATGTTGATCACAATTGATTTTAAGTTATCGGAATCGATGACTTCAAATCGCTGTTTGTAGATCACTTCACGTTGTTGACGAAGTACATCGTCATATTGCAGAAGCTGCTTACGGGAATCAAAGTTGTTCCCCTCAACGCGTTTTTGAGATGATTCAACGGCTTTAGATACCATCTTACTTTGAATGGGTGTAGAGTCATCCATGCCAAAGCGGTCAAGCATCGCCATTGTCCGTTCGGCTCCAAATCGGCGCATCAATTCATCTTCCATGGACAGATAGAATTGAGTAATCCCCGGGTCTCCTTGACGACCAGAACGTCCACGAAGCTGGTTATCAATACGGCGTGATTCATGACGCTCTGTCCCAATAACAGCTAGACCGCCAAGCTCTTTCACGCCTTCGCCAAGCTTGATATCCGTACCACGTCCTGCCATGTTTGTCGCAATCGTGACGGCACCTTTTTGACCAGCCTCTTCAATAATTTGTGCTTCACGCTCATGGTTTTTCGCATTTAACACTTGATGAGGAATTCCTTTATTTTTAAGCAGCTTTGAAATGAGCTCAGATGTTTCAACCGCTACTGTTCCGACAAGAACTGGCTGCCCTATCATGTAGCGCTGCGCTACATCCTCAGCCACTGCTTTAAATTTACCCTCCATTGTGCGGTAAATTAAATCAGGTCTATCATCACGTACCACTGGTTTATTGGTCGGGATCGTCACAACCTGCATGTTGTAAATGTTACGGAATTCTTCTTCCTCCGTTTTCGCTGTACCGGTCATCCCAGACAACTTTTCATACATACGGAAATAGTTCTGGAACGTAATCGTTGCAAGAGTCATGCTCTCGTTCTGTACCTCGAGACCTTCTTTTGCCTCGATGGCTTGATGAAGGCCTTCACTATAGCGGCGGCCTTTCATTAAACGACCCGTGAAAGAGTCGACAATAACGACTTGACCTTCTTCAACGACATAATCCACATCTTTTTGCATCGCAACATGTGCCTTCAGCGCCTGAGCGATATGATGGTTCAGCGCGACATGCTTGACATCAAATAAGTTCTCGATGCCGAATGCTTTTTCCGCCTTTGTCATTCCACTTTCAGTCAGCTGGACGCTTTTGGTTTTAATATCATAAGTGAAATCATCTTCTACTTTTAACGTACGAACAAAAGCATTTGCTTGTACATAAAGTTTTGTTGATTTCGCAGCCTGTCCAGAAATGATAAGAGGTGTTCTCGCTTCATCAATTAAAATGGAGTCAACCTCATCGATTACGGCATAATGAAGCGGTCTTTGAACCATCTGCTCTTTGTACAACACCATATTATCTCGTAAATAGTCAAAGCCAAGTTCATTGTTTGTTGAATACGTGATATCAGCTGCATACGCTTCTCTTTTTTCATCTTTATCTAAGCTGTTTAAGTTTAGGCCAACCGTTAACCCAAGAAATTCAAAAATCTTGCCCATTTCCTCTGCATCACGGCTTGCCAAGTATTCGTTGACTGTCACAATGTGGACGCCTTTTCCAGACAGAGCATTTAAATAAACAGGCATTGTTGATGTCAACGTTTTACCTTCACCTGTTTTCATCTCAGAGATATTGCCTTCGTGAAGCGCAATCCCCCCCATGAGCTGCACCTTAAATGGGAACATTCCTGTCACGCGGCGTGATGCCTCGCGAACCGTTGCAAATGCTTCAACCAGCAGGTCATCCACGGATTGTCCTTTTTCAAGTTTTTC
Coding sequences:
- a CDS encoding alpha/beta family hydrolase, which gives rise to MKKILKITGITLLALIILAFAAFYTWSRFTYGPSEALKKQVNIEQVKHKNGVYTFASTNSDTGIILYPGAKVEPLAYAYIGNELMKKGYSVFIPDMPFSFAIFNTNKAQDIIKDHQTMKHWYIGGHSLGGTAAAMFAEKNESKLDGLFFLASYPASDHLKSSSLNILSISGEQDGLATQEKIKKSTTNLPSQTVYHQIKGGNHAQFGMYGKQKGDQPADIPALTQQKDVIQTMLEWLRPAKKLP
- a CDS encoding YitT family protein, with translation MKQGHSHLWIEAKNYMLILIGSAIVAIGFNTLLLPNQIAAGGVSGISTIMQSFGFEAAYVQWGLNIPLFIAGFYLLGGTFGVKTLVGSIFLPLMVFVTRHIAPVTHEALLAAIFGGVVIGIGIGLVFLGNGSTGGTALAAKIINKYTGLTLGTCLAMMDGLIVLAAMTVFGIEEGLYAVIGVFISSKTIDVVQAGFSHSKMAMIITGHEDEVRQAVFDQIDRGVTKISAVGGYTDHDRPILMCVVGQSQFTKLKQVVKAIDASAFVIVMDAKEVLGEGFKRA
- the secA gene encoding preprotein translocase subunit SecA; the encoded protein is MLGILNKVFDPTKRTISRYEKKANEIEALAQDFEKLSDEALRNKTIELKEKLEKGQSVDDLLVEAFATVREASRRVTGMFPFKVQLMGGIALHEGNISEMKTGEGKTLTSTMPVYLNALSGKGVHIVTVNEYLASRDAEEMGKIFEFLGLTVGLNLNSLDKDEKREAYAADITYSTNNELGFDYLRDNMVLYKEQMVQRPLHYAVIDEVDSILIDEARTPLIISGQAAKSTKLYVQANAFVRTLKVEDDFTYDIKTKSVQLTESGMTKAEKAFGIENLFDVKHVALNHHIAQALKAHVAMQKDVDYVVEEGQVVIVDSFTGRLMKGRRYSEGLHQAIEAKEGLEVQNESMTLATITFQNYFRMYEKLSGMTGTAKTEEEEFRNIYNMQVVTIPTNKPVVRDDRPDLIYRTMEGKFKAVAEDVAQRYMIGQPVLVGTVAVETSELISKLLKNKGIPHQVLNAKNHEREAQIIEEAGQKGAVTIATNMAGRGTDIKLGEGVKELGGLAVIGTERHESRRIDNQLRGRSGRQGDPGITQFYLSMEDELMRRFGAERTMAMLDRFGMDDSTPIQSKMVSKAVESSQKRVEGNNFDSRKQLLQYDDVLRQQREVIYKQRFEVIDSDNLKSIVINMIQSSIERAVGSYTPKEELPEEWKLDGLVELINTNYLDEGAISVKDIYGKEADEITSFIMDRIKEKYDAKEEAFGEEQMREFEKVIVLRAVDSKWMDHIDAMDQLRQGIHLRAYAQTNPLREYQMEGFAMFEHMVASIEDDVAKYVLKSEIQNNLEREEVVQGQTTAHQPQEGDEEKTVKKKPVRKVVDIGRNSPCHCGSGKKYKNCHGKTE
- the ftsE gene encoding cell division ATP-binding protein FtsE; the encoded protein is MIEMKEVYKIYPNGVKAINGINVSIHPGEFVYVVGPSGAGKSTFIKMMYREEKPTKGKILINNKDLGSIKEKDIPYVRREIGVVFQDFKLLPTLTVFENVAFALEVIGEQPNIIKKKVLDVLDLVQLKHKARQFPDQLSGGEQQRVSIARSIVNSPEVVIADEPTGNLDPDTSWEIMKTLEEINNRGTTVVMATHNKEIVNSMKKRVIAIEDGMIVRDQARGEYGIYD
- the prfB gene encoding peptide chain release factor 2 (programmed frameshift), with product MELVEIRQELENMASRLADFRGSLDLETKEAKIAELEATMSEADFWNDQQKAQGVINEANALKDYVNSYHELSESHEELQMTHDLLKEDYDEELHTELEKELKNLTKQFNEFELQLLLSEPYDKNNAILELHPGAGGTESQDWGSMLLRMYTRWAERRGFKVETLDYLPGDEAGIKSVTLLIKGHNAYGYLKAEKGVHRLVRISPFDSSGRRHTSFVSCDVMPEFNEEIDIDIRTEDIKVDTYRASGAGGQHVNTTDSAVRITHIPTNVVVTCQTERSQIKNRDRAMKMLKSKLYQKRIEEQQAELDEIRGEQKEIGWGSQIRSYVFHPYSLVKDHRTNTEMGNVQAVMDGDLDSFIDAYLRSKLS
- a CDS encoding M3 family oligoendopeptidase, yielding MGLTPLQETWDLDAFFKGGSSSPEFKAYLQNIQELLDELRQKVDAFSKEDTHIESKLTSVLDSYETTYKKLSQAGSFVSCLQSQNTKDMKAGSLRGTIAKLEADLGTILALFDQALAAIAPSKWEELINSAAFSDVRYILNERRERVKDQLPVEQETLIQKLAVDGYHAWDELYSSLVNKITIPFEQNGETHMISVGQAENAMDDSDREVRKTVYHNLEHAWTQDEHLFASTLNHLAGFRLQVYEARGWDHILKEPLDICRMKQETLDAMWAVIDEHKQPFIDYLYRKADMLGVDKLSWFDVGAPIGSETKIYPYQEAAAFIVKHFAGFGEELAAFTEKAFNERWVEAEDRPNKRVGGFCTNFPDSGESRIFMTFSGSPSNVATLAHELGHSFHQEVMQDVRILNRKYAMNVAETASTFAEMIVADASLKEAANEEERLSLLEDKLQRSVAFFMNIQSRFLFEQRFYEERKQGEVPADRLNELMVEAQKEAFGDSLEEYHPHFWASKLHFHITGVPFYNFPYTFGYMFSLGIYAKALQAGTSFEEKYIALLKDTASMTVEDLAYKHLGVDLTQKAFWEEAIGLAVADAEEFLEATKK
- the cccB gene encoding cytochrome c551; the encoded protein is MKKSGLMMLFAAMLLVLAACGGNSSSSDKEKEGSKSASTVSSGEEIYQQNCIGCHGKDLSGGGGPSLKEVGKKYNESQIADIAQNGKGSMPSGMVDEKQAKEVAKWLAEKK